The Acidimicrobiales bacterium nucleotide sequence AAGTTGATCGATTCGACCTCGGTCCCGTTCATCAGGATCACACGGGTCCGGGTGTACGGATCGACCGCCTTCTTGTCGTAGGGCTCCACGTTCAGCTCCGACCAGCTCCTCAGCTGATCGTCGACCGGAACGCCCTTCTGCTCGAGGGGGTTGAAAGCCATCTGTCCTCCGTCATGGTCGTCGGCCAGGACGTCCGTCAGCTACCGCCGACAGGCGGCTCGGCCGGCTGTCACGGGTCACCGCTCGACGTTTGAACAGATCACCTCGCGGATGCCGAGTTCACATCCGCAGCCCCCGTCTACCCATCCCCGGCGGCGGCAACCAACCGTTCAGCCTTTGTTGCGGGACACCGCCTGATCGACGATCCGCTCGGCGACGGCCCGCAGCTTGACGTTCTCGCGCTGCGACGCCTTGACGAGCATCTGGAACGCTTCGTCCTCGTCGCAGCCCTGTGCTCCCATGAGGATGCCTTTGGCTTGTTCGATCACCGCCCGGTGCTTCATCGCCTCACCGAGACCCGTGCTCAGCTCGCGGGCATCCCAGTAGACCTGGGCGTTGGCCAACACGATCGCGGCCTGCGAGGCGAACAGCATCCCCGTCGCCGCGTCGGCCTCGTCGAAGGCGCGCTCGGACCGGGAGTACAGGTTCATCGCACCGACCGTGTGCCTGTCCACGACGAGCGGGAGCGACATCAAGCTGTAGATCCCGTTGTCGGCAGCGACCCGACGGAACTCAGGCCACTTGCCGTCCTCGCAGGTCGACTCGATCGAGGTGACCCGCTGGGTCTCGAAGGCCTCGAGGCATGGACCGTCACCGGTGTCGTACTGCGCTTGGTCGATCACCGGTGACAGGTCGTCGGTGAAGATCGCCGTCCGCTTCCGGCCCTCGACGGGCATCGTGATGCCCACGAACTCCGCCGGCGGGATCGCTTCGACTGTCAGATCTGCGACCCGTTTCAGGATCTGCTCGAGGGTGCCGTCGCCGATGAAGAAGCGTGACAGCGCCGCCAGGCTGCTCGTCAGAGGTGAGTCGGCCACGGTTCTCCTGGCCTCAGGGCCGGAGCCGGGCGCCGTTCCCTGGTGGGTCAAGGCAGACGGCCGACTCGGGCGAGTACCCCGCAACTCTACAACTGCCCACCCCCAGCCGACCGGCGTCGGAAACGAGCCGACAGCACGACGCGGCTCGTTGCTAACGTTCGTGCCTCGCCGCTCTTGATCCAGCAGGAACGACGTGTGGCCAAAGCTCTTCGGAGGCTCGTCATGCGCTTGGATCACGACCCTGCTCCGACACCGCCTGAGTTCGGAGTACGGGTGGTCAGCGACGGAGCACGCCCCACGGTGGTCGTGCACGGAGAGGTGGACCTCTCCAACGTCGACCAGTTCGCGGCCGCGGTCGACGCCGCCCTGGGCACTGGCTCGAGCCTCGAACTGGATCTCGAGAACACGACGTTCATGGACTCCGCCGGGCTCGAGGTCCTCGTCGCAGCGCACATCCGCCTCGGTCAGATCCCCGAGGCCATCGTGCTGCGCGATCCAAGCCCGGCAATTCGACGCCTCCTCCAGGTCAGCGGCGTCGACCGGCTCGTGACCGTTCATCCGCCCGAGGCTCGACCCTCGCCCTGACCGGTCGGACAGCGCTGCGAGCTGTCTCGACGGATCCGCCACGCGAAGTCGTCGGGTAACCGTCGAGCCGGTGGGTAGGCAGCCCCTGCCCACGCAGGGGATCGAACCAACGGACCCGGCAGAACGCCATAGAGCCGCCCAGGAGGTCGCAGCCATGGCGAACACAACCGATGCCCGTCAGAAGATCGAGGAGACGGCATCGACAGCAATCGAGCAAGGCAAGGAAGCCGGCCACGTTGCCCGGGAGGCCACCGGCACCGTCGTCGGGGATGCTTTCGACCAGGTCGGCAACGTGACGGCCGAGATCAAGGACCAGGCACGCCAGCTCGTCGACGACACGAAGTCCCAGCTCCGAGACAAGGCGGACAGCCAGACCTCGCATCTGGCCGATGCGCTGGGCACCTTCGGCAGCGAGTTGCAGGCCCTGGTGAGCGGTCAACCCGACACGGCCGGCACGGCGGGCCGTTACGTCGAGCAGGCCGGCAACGTGGTCGGCGATCTCGCCCGGCAGATCCGTGAGCGGAACTTCGAAGGGCTCGTCGACGACGTCCAACGGTTCGCGCGCCGGCGTCCGGGCGTGTTCCTGGCTGCCGTGGCAGCCACCGGCTTCGTCGCCGGACGGCTGGCTCGCTCCGCCAAGGACGACGACGGCGATGATGAGTCCGCCACCCTGTCTGCGTCGACGCCATGACGGATCCGGACGTCGACCTGCGTCGACAAGACGTGTCCACGGCGCACTCCGAAGGTGACGAGGCGAGCCTCGGTGAGCTCTTCGGCGAGCTCTCCCGTGGCTTCAGCCAGCTCATGCGCCAAGAGATCCAGCTCGCCAAGTCCGAGCTGCGCGAGGAAGCGGGAAAGGCCGGCAAAGCCGCCGGTCAGCTCACGGCAGCGGCGGTCACCGGCCACCTGTGCCTGCTGATCGGCTCGTTGGCCGCCGCTTGGGCCATCGGCGAGGTCGCCCCCATCGCCGTCGGGCTCTTCATCGTCGCCGTCGTGCACGGCGTCGTCGCCGCGGTCCTCTACTCCCGCGGTCGCAGCACGGCCGAAGACATCGAGGTGGTCCCGGACGAGACCATCGAATCTCTCAAGGAGGACGCCCGATGGGCCAAAGCACAACCGACGTGAAGCGCGAGATCGAACAGACCAGGGAGGACATGAGCGGCACCATCGACGCGATCGCCGATCGCACCAGCCCCTCGCGGGTGCTGGGTCGGCAGCGACGGCGGATGACGGACCGTGTCCGCTCCGTCCGCAGCCACGTCATGGGTACCGCCGAGCAGGCGGTCGACACGACGCAGGAGGCGATGCACGGCGCCCGGAAAGGCACCGGGCAGGCGGCCGACAGTCTGCGTGACAGCGCCGGCCAGATGGCCGAGAACGTGCGCGAGGTTCCCGGCCAGGCTCGGCAGGTGGTGCGTGATCAGACGCAGGGAAATCCCCTCGCCGCCGGCGTCATCGCCTTCGGCACCGGACTGCTCGCGGCGTACCTGGTCCCCTCCAGCCCCATCGAGCGTCGGATCACCAAGCAGGTCCGCCAGGAAGCCGAACCGGTGCTGACCGAGCTCAAGGAAGCCGGCCAGGACGTCGCCGGCAACCTGAAGGACACCGCCGAACAGGCCGTCCAGGAGGTCCAGCAGACGGCGACCGACTCGGCACGCCAGGTCGCCGACGAAGCCAAGGACAAAGCCCAAGAGGTCCGCGACGACGCCGCCTCTCGTACCGAAACCGTGACCGATCAGGCTCCCAGCGACACTCCGTGACCTGATCAGCGGGAACCGCGGCGGCGGCCACACCGATCCCCTCTGGGCGGTGTGGCCGCCGCCGCATCGAACCTCTGGCCGAGCGGCGGTTAACGCCCGACCGCTCGCTCGAGCTCGGCTTTGGTCATCTTCGAGCGGCCCTTGATGCCTTTTTCGCGGGCTTCGCTGTACAGCTGGTCCCTGGTCCGTCCACCGGGGCCACGATGGGATCGGAGCCCACCGCGGCGGCCCGAGGAGATGTCGGCGGTCGAGGTGCGGCTCGCCTGCTCGGATTCGCCCGAGCGGGCGCGTTCCTTGTTGACCGTGCGCGCTGCGATCTCCTCGGCGGTGTCCTCGTCCTCTCCGCGATCGAGCACGCCCTTCTTGATGTGGTCGTACTGGCGTTCCCGCTTGTCGCTCCATGACTTCTGGGGCATCACCTTCTCCTCTCAGGACGTCGCGTCGGTGTGGAGTCCCGCCAACGCGGGCTGCAGGTCCTGGGTCCAGAAGCGGAAGAAGCCAGCCTGGTCGGGTCCGATCTGGTGGAAGTAGAGGTGGTCGTAGCCGGCCGAGAGGTACTTCCGGACCGATTCGATGACCGCATCGACGTCAGGCCCGCAGGGGATCGATCTGGTCGCCTCGTCCTCGTCGACCATCGCCGCGGCCTGCTCGAAGTGGGTCCACGTGGGCAGGTCCTGGGAGAGCTGCCCGGTGACGCCACCGTTCGGCCACACGTCGTGCACCGTCTTGCGAGCGGCGACGGCGTCTTCGGCCCAGCAGACGTTGAGCTGCGCGTAGCAAGGACCGGCTCCGCCGTTGGCGCGATAGCGGTCGACACTCTCGTGGTCGGGTGAGTGACCCCAGTAGCCGTCGCCGATCCGCGCGGCGAGCTCGGTGGCCTTGGGCCCGAACCCGGACACGACGACCGACGGCGGCTCTACCGGCGGGTCGAAGAGCTTGGCGTTCTCGACCTCGTAGAAGTCGCCGCGGTGATCGACGGTCTCTCCCGACCAGAGCTCGCGGACGACTTCGACCGCCTCGCCGAGCATCGCCTGGCGCACGTCGGCCGGCGGCCAACGGTCACCGAGGATGTGCTCGTTGAGCGCCTCGCCGGTACCGACCCCGAAGAAGAAGCGGCCTTCGAACAACAACGACGTCGTGGCGGTGGCCTGGGCGATGATCGCCGGGTGGATTCGGATTATCGGGCAGGTCACTCCCACGCCGACACGCAGCCGCTCGGTCGATGCGGCGATGGCGCCGAGAACCGACCACACGAACGGACTATGTCCCTGCGCGCTCACCCATGGGTGGAAATGGTCCGAGATCGAGACGAAATCGAACCCCACCTCCTCAGCCCGGCGAGCGTTGCGGACGAGATCAGCAGGGGCGTGCTCCTCACCCGAGAGCGTGTAGCCATAGGAGATCATCGGATGCCCTCCAGGACGTAGCCCAGCGATCAACTGCCGCGTCGAAGTCCCTACCCCGAGCGTCGACCTGCAACCGGACCCGGGGC carries:
- a CDS encoding GAF and ANTAR domain-containing protein, whose protein sequence is MNGHEPVDAADLEEASNCRAWIAQHDGLGDLTEADVRCDEDLEPGGVHERRVLEIQFEARASAQGGVDRGRELVDVGEVHLSVHDHRGACSVADHPYSELRRCRSRVVIQAHDEPPKSFGHTSFLLDQERRGTNVSNEPRRAVGSFPTPVGWGWAVVELRGTRPSRPSALTHQGTAPGSGPEARRTVADSPLTSSLAALSRFFIGDGTLEQILKRVADLTVEAIPPAEFVGITMPVEGRKRTAIFTDDLSPVIDQAQYDTGDGPCLEAFETQRVTSIESTCEDGKWPEFRRVAADNGIYSLMSLPLVVDRHTVGAMNLYSRSERAFDEADAATGMLFASQAAIVLANAQVYWDARELSTGLGEAMKHRAVIEQAKGILMGAQGCDEDEAFQMLVKASQRENVKLRAVAERIVDQAVSRNKG
- a CDS encoding phage holin family protein — protein: MTDPDVDLRRQDVSTAHSEGDEASLGELFGELSRGFSQLMRQEIQLAKSELREEAGKAGKAAGQLTAAAVTGHLCLLIGSLAAAWAIGEVAPIAVGLFIVAVVHGVVAAVLYSRGRSTAEDIEVVPDETIESLKEDARWAKAQPT
- a CDS encoding TIGR03557 family F420-dependent LLM class oxidoreductase, whose translation is MISYGYTLSGEEHAPADLVRNARRAEEVGFDFVSISDHFHPWVSAQGHSPFVWSVLGAIAASTERLRVGVGVTCPIIRIHPAIIAQATATTSLLFEGRFFFGVGTGEALNEHILGDRWPPADVRQAMLGEAVEVVRELWSGETVDHRGDFYEVENAKLFDPPVEPPSVVVSGFGPKATELAARIGDGYWGHSPDHESVDRYRANGGAGPCYAQLNVCWAEDAVAARKTVHDVWPNGGVTGQLSQDLPTWTHFEQAAAMVDEDEATRSIPCGPDVDAVIESVRKYLSAGYDHLYFHQIGPDQAGFFRFWTQDLQPALAGLHTDATS
- a CDS encoding DUF3618 domain-containing protein, with product MKREIEQTREDMSGTIDAIADRTSPSRVLGRQRRRMTDRVRSVRSHVMGTAEQAVDTTQEAMHGARKGTGQAADSLRDSAGQMAENVREVPGQARQVVRDQTQGNPLAAGVIAFGTGLLAAYLVPSSPIERRITKQVRQEAEPVLTELKEAGQDVAGNLKDTAEQAVQEVQQTATDSARQVADEAKDKAQEVRDDAASRTETVTDQAPSDTP